A single Anopheles maculipalpis chromosome 3RL, idAnoMacuDA_375_x, whole genome shotgun sequence DNA region contains:
- the LOC126564428 gene encoding transcription factor Sox-1b has translation MLTMESDMKGGGILHATMPPHHPSSLHGHSTSPYGALGSLSMMNIGQSQLSSHQTSAAQQHHLLGGGGGHQQHHMSHGLSSNNSSSSSNNNNSSGYGSPLQQPVSGLSPTGLVSGQGHSQHSSPTGMGSTGQHHITASGGGGGGGHHHHHHSSAGLLGVNHNNNNTSKAAQQNADRVKRPMNAFMVWSRGQRRKMASDNPKMHNSEISKRLGAQWKDLSETEKRPFIDEAKRLRAVHMKEHPDYKYRPRRKTKTLTKAKEKYPLGVGSLLGGGQTTEGSGMRGSGSSTTLAAQQAAAAAAAAAAAAANRDMYHQMPPNGYMPNGYTMMHDPSSAAAYQSQQHYMSNYHHHHRYDMGQMAAAAAASGTTAGSLNSYMNAGYGGMYGGGSGGGGGTVSGGQTSPYGGSVGGLQQPGSPYSTTIQQQPGSPYGLNHQPGSALSCQSHSPSDSSVKSEPVSPSPIASATNNNLTMKREYIVGGGHQQQSAAADLSHLINMYHVPDMQQTGGADLQQHHRNHLMQHYHQHNASISPDLQSQHQHLHQQQQQQQVQQQQQQQQQVLRSMAPISHM, from the coding sequence ATGTTGACCATGGAATCCGACATGAAAGGGGGTGGTATCCTACATGCCACAATGCCTCCGCACCACCCGTCCTCTCTGCACGGCCACAGTACTTCGCCATACGGAGCACTGGGATCGCTGAGCATGATGAACATCGGTCAGTCGCAACTTTCTTCCCATCAGACATCGGCTGCCCAGCAGCATCACCTGcttggcggtggtggcggccatcagcagcatcatatGAGTCACGGATTAagtagcaacaacagcagcagcagcagcaacaacaataacagtaGTGGATATGGTAGTCCTCTGCAGCAACCGGTTTCTGGGCTAAGTCCGACCGGTCTGGTTAGCGGGCAAGGACATTCGCAGCACAGTTCGCCGACGGGAATGGGTAGTACGGGTCAGCATCACATTACGGCCAGTgggggaggtggtggtggtggtcaccatcaccatcatcacagtTCCGCAGGGCTGCTGGGTGTGAAccacaacaataataacactAGCAAAGCAGCGCAGCAGAATGCGGATCGTGTTAAGCGTCCGATGAACGCGTTTATGGTGTGGTCGCGTGGTCAGCGCAGGAAAATGGCCTCGGATAATCCGAAGATGCACAATTCAGAGATCTCAAAGCGGCTCGGTGCACAGTGGAAAGATCTGTCGGAGACGGAAAAGCGTCCGTTTATTGATGAGGCAAAACGGCTAAGAGCGGTACATATGAAGGAACATCCGGATTACAAGTACCGACCACGCCGAAAGACGAAGACACTGAcgaaagcaaaggaaaagtaTCCGCTCGGTGTTGGCTCGCTTCTCGGTGGTGGCCAAACGACCGAGGGTAGTGGGATGCGCGGAAGCGGATCCTCCACCACGTTGGCAGCACAGCAGGCGGCggcggcagcggcagcagcggcCGCAGCCGCGGCGAACCGTGATATGTACCACCAGATGCCTCCAAATGGCTACATGCCGAATGGATACACGATGATGCACGATCCGTCGTCGGCGGCGGCTTATCAATCGCAGCAGCACTACATGAGCaattaccaccaccatcaccgatACGATATGGGTCAGATGGCGGCAGCGGCGGCCGCCTCCGGTACTACCGCTGGTTCCTTGAACAGCTACATGAATGCCGGTTATGGTGGTATGTACGGTGGTGGaagtggtggcggtggaggaACTGTGTCCGGTGGTCAAACTTCTCCCTACGGAGGCAGCGTAGGTGGTCTCCAACAGCCCGGTTCACCGTACAGTACGACAATTCAGCAGCAGCCCGGCTCACCGTACGGACTAAATCATCAACCCGGAAGCGCACTTTCCTGCCAAAGCCACAGTCCCAGTGATTCGAGTGTGAAGTCGGAACCGGTCTCGCCTAGTCCGATCGCGTCCGCCACCAATAATAATCTAACGATGAAGCGAGAATACATAGTTGGCGGAGGGCATCAGCAGCAATCGGCGGCTGCCGATCTGAGTCATTTGATCAACATGTACCACGTGCCGGATATGCAGCAAACAGGCGGAGCGGATTTACAACAGCACCATCGCAATCATCTAATGCAACATTACCATCAGCATAACGCCAGCATATCGCCCGATCTACAATCGCAGCACCAGCACctccatcagcaacagcagcaacagcaggtccaacagcaacaacagcagcagcagcaggttctGCGATCAATGGCACCAATCTCACACATGTGA